From Paenibacillus graminis:
GGCCTGATCGGCATCATCGGTCCGCTGCTGGGCGTGTATCTGATGCTGCGCAGGCAGGTGCTGATGGCCGATACCCTGTCCCATGTGTCGCTGGCCGGAGTGGCGCTCGGCTCGGTGCTGCAGCTCAGCCCGGCGCTCAGCGGATTTGCGGTAGCCGTAGCAGGCGGCCTGGTCATTGAGCAGCTCCGCCGTTCTTACCGTACATACAGCGAGCTGCCGGTGGCGATCATTATGACCTCCGGCCTGGCGCTGGCCGTGGTGCTGATGAGCCTGAAACAGAATCTGAGCCGCAGCTTCAGCTCCTATCTGTTCGGCTCCATCGTCGCTGTCAGCGATACTCAGCTGGGGCTGATTGCCATAGTGGCCGCTGCAGGACTGTTATATTTCATCGTTCTCCGCCGCCCGCTGTACAGCCTGACTTTTGATGAAGAGACAGCTTCTATCGGCGGTGTCCACACAGGCTTATTGTCCTTTTCGTTTGCAGTGCTCACGGGCATGACGGTTGCGGCTGCAATGCCTGTTGTCGGCGTTCTGCTGGTGTCAGCACTGATGGTCCTGCCGGCGTCCATTGCCCTGAGGATTGCATCCGGCTTTAGTGCAGCCATTCTGATTTCAATCGGTGTTGGCCTTGCGGGCGTTTTCAGCGGCCTGACCGCTTCCTACTATATCAACACGCCTCCCGGAGGCACGATTGCCCTCATTTTACTGTGTTTTCTGCTATGCGCAATTGCTGTACAGAAGCTGCTGGCTTTCCAGAAACGCCGCAGTGTCCGTAAATCCATATTAGAAAAAGGAGCTTGAACAGAACGATGCTGAATGTGAAAATCCGTCACCTTGCCGTCCTTTCCCTTGCCGCCATGCTGATTGCCTCCGGCTGCGGCAACAAAAACACCGCAAGTAATGAGGAAGAAGCTGCCCCGGCTTCATCCGCAGCCGCAGAGCCGGCCGCCGCTGGAGCTGCAGCCAAGGCAGACAAGCTGGATATCAAGGTCAGCTTTTACCCTATGTATGAGTTCACCAAAAATATTGCCGGCGACCTGGCCGATGTGGAAACGCTGATTCCGGCCGGAATCGAGCCGCATGACTGGGAGCCTACGGCACAGGATATGGCGGAGATTTCTGCCGCCGATGTGCTCGTCTATAACGGTGCAGGTATGGAGGGCTGGGCGCAGCAGGTGATCGACAGTGCCAAGGGGACCCAACTGGTGGCCGTAGAGGCCAGTAAGGGGCTGGATATTATGGAAGGTGTGGAAGAGGAAGAAGAGCATCATGCCGATGAAGCGGATCATGATCACGAGGCAGGCGAGCATGCCGATGAAGCGGGGCATAATCATGAGGCGGACGGGACAGCCGAAGAAGATCATGATCACGGCCATAGCCACGACCACGAGCATGATCACGGCGGCCTGGATCCGCATGTCTGGCTTGCCCCCTCTCTTGCCATCAAGGAGGTTCGGACGATCGAAGCCGCTTTGTCTGCTGCCTCTCCTGAGAATGCCGCTGCCTTCCAGACGAACAGCGACGCCTATATCGCCAAGCTGGAGCAGCTTGACCAGGATTTCAAGGCTGGTCTGAAAGACACGAAGCGTAAAGATTTCATAACCCAGCATGCCGCATTCGGCTATCTGGCCAAAGAATACGGCCTGACTCAAGTGCCTATCGCCGGACTGTCGCCGGAGCAGGAGCCTTCCGCCGCTCAAATGGCCAAAATTGTGGAGTTCGCGAAGGCGCATAAGGTGAAGACGATCTTTTTCGAAACCCTTGTATCGTCCAGTGTCGCGGATACAATTGCCGGGGAACTCGGCGCCAAGTCAGCGGTCCTGAACCCGATTGAAGGCTTAACCGATGAGGACCGCAGCAGCAATCTTGATTACCTCGCCATTATGCGCCAGAACCTTGAAGCGCTGAAGACCGCTTTGAATGAATAGAGAACCATATGAACCTGACAAATGTATGAAAGGAGCAGCAGCATGGCTAAAAAATCAAAGATTATCAAGGAACTGAAGAGACAGGAGCTGGTGGCGAAATTCGCTGACCAACGCAGAGAGCTGAAGGCAAAGGCGGACTATATGGCCCTCCAAAAGCTGCCGCGCGATTCATCGCCTACCCGCCAAAAAAACCGGTGTGCCGTTTCCGGCAGACCCCGGGGGTACTTAAGCAAGTTTCAAGTCTCACGGATCGTGTTCCGTGAACTTGCGCTCAAAGGGCAGATTCCCGGCATCACCAAATCAAGCTGGTAATCGGTTTACCTGATACCAGCTTCACATAGAACGGCTGTTTCTTTGCTTAGGCGGAGGAACGGCCGTTTTGAAATATATTTATGGATTTATCATTATACCGGGGGCTTAGGGCTTTGCCTGATGAAGCGTGGTGAACTATGATAATAAACAAGCGCAATCAATGATGACCAATCATACCAACTATGAGGGAGACAGAACATGAGCTATACCGATACATAGAGATTTATCAATACTGGTACAGAGTGAAAAGCCGGGTGTAGAAAGGAGCAAATCAAATGTCACAGTATTGGAGCACCAGATTTGCCCGCGAAGGCATGATCTGGGGAGATCAGCCCAGTCCATCTGCCTTGCGGGCAAAAGCGTGGTTCCTTGAGCAGGGCGTAAAATCTGTTCTGGTTCCCGGTGCGGGTTATGGGCGGAACACCAAGGTGTTTTCCTCCGATTTGGACACCTATGGCGTCGAATTGAGCGGTGCTGCGCTGGAGCTTGCCGCCGGCTGGGACAGCCATACCCGGTTCATTGAAGGATCGGCCTTGGAGCCCCAATTGGACTTCCGGGTAGATGCAGTCTATTGCTATGATGTGCTGCATCTATTTCTTGCTGGAGAACGCCGTCAGCTTATTGCCGCAAGTCTTTCGCAGCTCCGTCCCGGAGGCCTGCTGTATTTCACCAGCTTTTCCGATGAGGATTCCAACAACGGCCATGGGAGGATGGTGGAGCCGGGCACATATGAATACAAAGAAGGGAAGTACGCCCACTTTTTCAGCGATGTTGACCTTCGCGAGCATTTTTTTGCGGCAGAGGTAGTGAAGACTGGAACGTTTAAGGAATCATTGCAGAGCCACGGAGGCGGGACACATGAGTATCTGCTCCGGGAGATTTTTGCCCGCAAGAGAAAATAGGTCAAGAGTGTGACTTATACGAATTTTCCCTGGGAAGGGACAGACAGCTCTTTAAACGTCTTGCATAAATGGGCAAATTGCGCCGGCAGTTCCGGAACGGCCATAGGCAGGCCGTGTCCGGGAAGCACAATCTGGGGGTCCAGAAGAGCAAGCTTGCGTACGGACTTCTCAGCTTCTACCCAGTCAGTTGTGAAATAGGCCGGAGGCCCATGCAGCTCCTTGTGCTGTGTCATGACTGCAAAAGCCGACTCCTGCTTGACGGTAATCACGGCATCCCCGGATACGAGCACTTTGTCAGCAGGGCGGAAAAGAGAGACGTGGCCCGGGCTGTGCCCCGGTGTATGCACCCAGGTCCATCCCTTCGCTCCGGGTACACTGCCATTCTCCGGAAGAGGATGTACAGCTCCCCCCAGATTGAGGCCCCTGTGCGGATACAGCGGTGAGACGGCGGCCATGAGGCCTCCGCCTACAGCAGGGTCTGCCGGAGGATAATCCTGGAAGCCTGTGAGATAAGGCAGCTCCAAAGGATGTGCGTACACCGGAACTCCATCCCATTCCTCCATCAGCTCCTTCAGGTTGCCGACATGATCAAAATGGCCGTGTGTCAGTACAATGGCCGCCGGCGGCTTGCCAAACCATTCCCAGCTGGTCTGCAATATACTCCCCGCGAAATTGCCAAGTCCGGTGTCAACCAGAATCCATTCCGTTACAGAATGGCCTATATAGGCAACGTTGACAAACAAAGTCCGAAGGGCGGCCACACCTTCTGCTGCCTCCCATGTATCAGTCAAGCCGGAAGTCAATATCCCGTTCAGTTCCACCTTCGTACCTCCTATATTGTTTTTAGGTTCAATGTGATGTCTTCCTGTAGTATGGCCTTTTTTACAAAATACAAATAGGATTGAGGGAAGAAAACAAACGGGAGGATGCGAAACGGCCAAAAAACCCTCTCCAAAAGGGAGGAGGGCCTGGCGAAGTTAAAGGAAGTAACCGTATGTAGCTTGCGGCTTCATGGCTAGCGCAGTTCACAATCAGCGAACAGAATATGTCGCGGAATATGGAAAAAATTCTCGGCCTTTTCCTGCAGGGCCAGCGTCGGGAGGTGGCATTGATGCAGCCATTTCCGGAAGGTTCCGGGATGGACTCCAATCCAGATGCTGACATCTGTGACAGAGAAATCATAGACCATGCACAGTCCTGTAAGGATCACATTGCTGTGCGGGGAGCGGGCATTTGCTCTTTTCATGAATCTTGAAGGTGTAGGCTGGCACACAATCGGACTTTGCCGCAGGAGAGCCTCATTGAACAAGATATGGGACGGGTAGCCAAGGATACGGCAGACCTTGTCCAGATTGGTTCTGGAAGGAATCCGGCCTTCATATACCCAGGCGCTGACGCTGCGTGAAGAGACGGAGAGCTCTTCGGCCAGCCGGGACAGCTTGATGTCTTTGGCCATCAGGACGGCCAGCAGCACGCGGTTGCGGATTTGGCTGCGCTTCGGCCGGCGGAATCTTTTGACCCGTACGCCTTGTCCAAGATATTTGCGGTTGATCAGAGACCAGGCCTGAATTTTATGTGTTTCTTGCTGATTATTAGGCATAATTCCTCCGATATACTGATTTGATAATTTAGTAAATATTCTGGTTTGGCTTGATATGACTTTAACATTTCGGTTATGCTTTCGTCCAGATGAAATGCTTGCCGGTCCGCCAGCGCTTAAGTTTCTTTCAGAAGTGATGCTGGTATGATATATTTTTAGTAATCTATTTTATAATTCAGGACGCAGGGAGCGATATAGATGATTAAGCACATTGTATTTTTCAAATTAAAAGACCGGGCTCCAGATAAGGTACAGGAAACCGTAGCAGTGCTCCGGAACATGGAGGGTAAAATTCCGCAGCTGATCTCCATCGAGGTAGGTGCCGATATCATTCGCTCAGAGCGTTCTTTTGATATTGCGCTGGTGACGGTGGTCGCTTCGCTGGATGATTTACAGGCCTATCAGGTGCATCCGGCGCATAAGGAAGTCATCGCGCACATCAATGAGGTCAAAGAGGTTTCATTTGCTGTAGATTACGAAATCTAGAGAACACGGGAGAGACGGCGGCTAACCGCCATCAACAACCGGAAGGTGGGGACGTTATGCGAGAGCTTGAGTACCCGATGGAAGCGTTAACCTATTTGGTCGTATTTCTGGCTGCGTGCATCATCATGCTGTTCTGGCTGAAACGCCGTGGCAGACGGGGAAAATAATCCGGAATCCGATCGCTGCTCTTGCGCTATATTACCATACTTGGAGGGTCTACAGTGTACTATGTCAACCGGAAACAGATCGAAATTATACTCGGACAGATTCCAGATATTAATAAAGGGCTCCGGGCAGCAGCAACCTCGTGGGATGGCGGAACATTCACGGGACTGGTTCAGGAAAGATGCCTGCATTTAGCGATTGAGGTCGTTACGGATGTGGGCAGCTCCTTGATTGACGGATTCATTATGCGTGATGCCGGAAGCTATGAGGACATCATTTCCATCATCCATGAGGAAAAGGTTTTTGAAGGCAGCAGCCTGTACGATTTACTGATCCGGCTTGTGGCACTCCGCAAGCCTTTGGTACAGGACTACTATGTCTGGGACCGGACAGCACTTCACCCGCTTACAGCGCAGCTGCCGGAAGCACTGGAGCAATTCGCCGCTGCAGTGCAGAGCTATCTGGATCAGGAACTGGGTGCACAAGCCTCAGTGTAACCTTACGGCAGCAGCCGGGATTTACTGGTTATAAAGGAACATATATAGGTGTGAACACAAGCGTCAGCCTGAAAGGAAGGAGGTCCTTAATGATGAAGAAGGGGCAGGAAAGCGGATCAACAAGGCGGATGATTATGACGC
This genomic window contains:
- a CDS encoding metal ABC transporter permease translates to MEMLGYEFMQRAFWAGGLIGIIGPLLGVYLMLRRQVLMADTLSHVSLAGVALGSVLQLSPALSGFAVAVAGGLVIEQLRRSYRTYSELPVAIIMTSGLALAVVLMSLKQNLSRSFSSYLFGSIVAVSDTQLGLIAIVAAAGLLYFIVLRRPLYSLTFDEETASIGGVHTGLLSFSFAVLTGMTVAAAMPVVGVLLVSALMVLPASIALRIASGFSAAILISIGVGLAGVFSGLTASYYINTPPGGTIALILLCFLLCAIAVQKLLAFQKRRSVRKSILEKGA
- a CDS encoding metal ABC transporter substrate-binding protein, whose protein sequence is MLNVKIRHLAVLSLAAMLIASGCGNKNTASNEEEAAPASSAAAEPAAAGAAAKADKLDIKVSFYPMYEFTKNIAGDLADVETLIPAGIEPHDWEPTAQDMAEISAADVLVYNGAGMEGWAQQVIDSAKGTQLVAVEASKGLDIMEGVEEEEEHHADEADHDHEAGEHADEAGHNHEADGTAEEDHDHGHSHDHEHDHGGLDPHVWLAPSLAIKEVRTIEAALSAASPENAAAFQTNSDAYIAKLEQLDQDFKAGLKDTKRKDFITQHAAFGYLAKEYGLTQVPIAGLSPEQEPSAAQMAKIVEFAKAHKVKTIFFETLVSSSVADTIAGELGAKSAVLNPIEGLTDEDRSSNLDYLAIMRQNLEALKTALNE
- the rpsN gene encoding 30S ribosomal protein S14, with the protein product MAKKSKIIKELKRQELVAKFADQRRELKAKADYMALQKLPRDSSPTRQKNRCAVSGRPRGYLSKFQVSRIVFRELALKGQIPGITKSSW
- a CDS encoding class I SAM-dependent methyltransferase; this translates as MSQYWSTRFAREGMIWGDQPSPSALRAKAWFLEQGVKSVLVPGAGYGRNTKVFSSDLDTYGVELSGAALELAAGWDSHTRFIEGSALEPQLDFRVDAVYCYDVLHLFLAGERRQLIAASLSQLRPGGLLYFTSFSDEDSNNGHGRMVEPGTYEYKEGKYAHFFSDVDLREHFFAAEVVKTGTFKESLQSHGGGTHEYLLREIFARKRK
- a CDS encoding MBL fold metallo-hydrolase; this translates as MELNGILTSGLTDTWEAAEGVAALRTLFVNVAYIGHSVTEWILVDTGLGNFAGSILQTSWEWFGKPPAAIVLTHGHFDHVGNLKELMEEWDGVPVYAHPLELPYLTGFQDYPPADPAVGGGLMAAVSPLYPHRGLNLGGAVHPLPENGSVPGAKGWTWVHTPGHSPGHVSLFRPADKVLVSGDAVITVKQESAFAVMTQHKELHGPPAYFTTDWVEAEKSVRKLALLDPQIVLPGHGLPMAVPELPAQFAHLCKTFKELSVPSQGKFV
- a CDS encoding helix-turn-helix domain-containing protein, with translation MPNNQQETHKIQAWSLINRKYLGQGVRVKRFRRPKRSQIRNRVLLAVLMAKDIKLSRLAEELSVSSRSVSAWVYEGRIPSRTNLDKVCRILGYPSHILFNEALLRQSPIVCQPTPSRFMKRANARSPHSNVILTGLCMVYDFSVTDVSIWIGVHPGTFRKWLHQCHLPTLALQEKAENFFHIPRHILFADCELR
- a CDS encoding Dabb family protein — its product is MIKHIVFFKLKDRAPDKVQETVAVLRNMEGKIPQLISIEVGADIIRSERSFDIALVTVVASLDDLQAYQVHPAHKEVIAHINEVKEVSFAVDYEI
- a CDS encoding DUF86 domain-containing protein, with the translated sequence MYYVNRKQIEIILGQIPDINKGLRAAATSWDGGTFTGLVQERCLHLAIEVVTDVGSSLIDGFIMRDAGSYEDIISIIHEEKVFEGSSLYDLLIRLVALRKPLVQDYYVWDRTALHPLTAQLPEALEQFAAAVQSYLDQELGAQASV